From Tepidimicrobium xylanilyticum:
CTGTTGGAGTATCTTCTATTCCCCAATATGCAAGGATAGTTAGAGCATCAGTAATTTCTATAAAAAATCAGGAATTTGTTGAATCTGCTAAAGCTACCGGTTCAAGCGATTTAAGGATAATATTTAAACACGTAATACCAAACTGTTTAGCACCTGTAATAGTACAAGCAACTCTAGGAATTGGACTAGCAATATTGACAGCAGCAGGTTTAAGCTTTATAGGTTTAGGAATTAAACCGCCTACTCCTGAATGGGGAGCTATGTTATCGGGAGGCAGAATGTATATAAGGAATTATCCTCACTTAACCCTATTTCCAGGTATTGCGATAGTAATCACTATTTTTGCTTTTAACGTACTAGGGGATGGCTTAAGAGATGCGCTAGATCCAAAATTAAAGCAATAGAGAGGTGTTCTATATATGGGAAACTTATTGGAAATCAAAAACTTGAGCATAGAATATGTTACAGATGAAAGAACTAATAAGGCTGTAAATAATTTGAATTTAAAGATTAGAGAAGGAGAAACCTTAGGGTTTGTTGGTGAAACTGGAGCTGGTAAAACTACAACAGCTTTAGGAATTATGAGATTAGTTCCAAATCCCCCAGGAAGAATCGTAAGTGGTGAAATATATTTTGAAGGTGAAAACCTATTAGAAAAAACTGAAAAGGAAATGAGAGAGATTAGAGGAAATAAGATATCAATGATATTCCAAGATCCTATGACCTCGTTAAACCCGATTATGACTGTAGGGGAACAAATTGAAGAGGTAATAAAGCTACATGAAGATTTACCAAAGGATGAATTGAGAAAAAGAGCTGAAGCTATGCTGGAAACAGTAGGCATCAGAAAAGAAAGATTTGACAATTATCCTCACGAATTTAGCGGTGGTATGAAACAAAGGGTCGTTATTGCAATGGGATTAGCATGTAATCCTAAGTTGATTATAGCTGATGAGCCTACTACTGCTTTGGATGTTACTATTCAAGCTCAAGTATTAGAGCTTATGAAAGAATTAAAGATTAAATTTAACACTTCAATGCTTCTTATTACTCACGATCTAGGAGTAGTTGCTGAAACTTGTGACTATGTTGCTATAATGTATGCTGGAAGCGTAGTGGAATACGGTAATGTTGAAAGAATCTATAATAACC
This genomic window contains:
- a CDS encoding ABC transporter ATP-binding protein, whose product is MGNLLEIKNLSIEYVTDERTNKAVNNLNLKIREGETLGFVGETGAGKTTTALGIMRLVPNPPGRIVSGEIYFEGENLLEKTEKEMREIRGNKISMIFQDPMTSLNPIMTVGEQIEEVIKLHEDLPKDELRKRAEAMLETVGIRKERFDNYPHEFSGGMKQRVVIAMGLACNPKLIIADEPTTALDVTIQAQVLELMKELKIKFNTSMLLITHDLGVVAETCDYVAIMYAGSVVEYGNVERIYNNPLHPYTIGLFNSIPSLDEDKDKLDVIPGSPPDPSNLPTGCKFHPRCINCMEICKKRVPEPIEVEEGHFVSCLLYDKGIKEGK